The following proteins come from a genomic window of Lolium rigidum isolate FL_2022 chromosome 5, APGP_CSIRO_Lrig_0.1, whole genome shotgun sequence:
- the LOC124656053 gene encoding uncharacterized protein LOC124656053, translating to MASEPPPPPLPKLPSTTTMATITTTFSADGSTATTIITTTSNAITASTTSTATTISSLSGDDLREIFLRLPDLPALVRAALTCRSWLGAVRSNPAFRRLFRALHPAPPIGFFLDLTGPTNPLFVPLRPSDSDAIAALRRGDFFLTSLPHSCWGWSVTDCRDGYILLWNNLVGNDLSLATLNPMTWAVDILPLPGGIAAGSSSNFAVLGFHLQCSDEKPWVFRVICVCTDQNRVRAVIFSSETRDWVIQPWVDIGENNSLKFRAGSLVDGSVYWPCHGKGRMVRINIGTLDTSVVDLPGQVEVDGYNFKAGETKDGKLCIVYQSGLSLDVWIHSMDGNGTEIWAPQSTHNLSAEIDRITHAGHLHGYIKMVQVRYGYVYLSKTCMTLAGMQHSWFFSLSLETLKLELLHEGKYDGYVHLYVMAFPPSLVADDGSTGHDAEGSH from the coding sequence ATGGCCAgtgaaccgccgccgccgccgctgccgaagCTTCCGTCCACGACCACCATGGCCACGATTACCACTACCTTTTCCGCGGACGGCAGCACCGCAACCACAATCATCACCACCACCTCCAACGCCATCaccgcctccaccacctccaccgctacCACCATATCCTCCCTCAGTGGCGACGACCTTCGCGAGATCTTCCTCCGCCTGCCGGACCTCCCAGCCCTCGTCCGCGCCGCGCTCACCTGCCGCTCATGGCTCGGCGCCGTCCGTTCCAACCCTGCCTTCCGCCGCCTGTTCCGCGCTCTCCACCCGGCGCCCCCCATCGGGTTCTTCCTCGATCTAACCGGCCCGACCAACCCTTTGTTCGTCCCCCTGCGCCCCTCCGATTCCGATGCCATCGCCGCCCTTCGCCGGGGCgacttcttcctcacttccctcCCGCACTCGTGTTGGGGCTGGAGTGTCACCGACTGCCGCGACGGTTACATCCTCCTATGGAACAACTTGGTTGGCAATGATCTGTCCCTCGCTACTCTGAACCCCATGACCTGGGCCGTGGACATCCTCCCGTTGCCCGGCGGTATCGCGGCTGGGAGCAGCAGCAACTTCGCTGTCCTTGGTTTCCACCTGCAGTGCTCCGATGAGAAACCCTGGGTGTTCCGGGTGATCTGCGTCTGCACGGATCAGAATAGGGTTCGTGCCGTCATCTTCTCGTCGGAGACTCGCGATTGGGTCATCCAGCCGTGGGTGGACATCGGTGAAAACAACAGCCTGAAGTTCAGGGCTGGTTCACTGGTGGATGGTTCTGTTTACTGGCCTTGCCACGGAAAAGGACGCATGGTTAGGATCAACATTGGCACCTTGGATACCAGCGTCGTAGATCTACCTGGGCAAGTGGAGGTGGATGGGTACAATTTCAAGGCTGGGGAGACAAAGGATGGCAAGCTTTGCATTGTCTATCAATCTGGATTGTCCCTAGATGTTTGGATCCATAGCATGGACGGTAATGGAACTGAGATATGGGCGCCGCAAAGCACACATAATTTGAGTGCAGAAATTGACCGGATCACTCACGCTGGGCACCTGCATGGCTATATCAAAATGGTGCAAGTTAGGTATGGATACGTGTACCTGTCCAAGACGTGCATGACCCTCGCTGGCATGCAACACTCCTGGTTCTTCTCCCTTTCCTTGGAGACCTTGAAGCTTGAGCTACTGCATGAGGGGAAATACGATGGCTATGTTCATCTCTATGTTATGGCCTTTCCTCCTTCTTTGGTTGCTGATGATGGGAGCACTGGACATGATGCTGAAGGTTCTCACTGA
- the LOC124656054 gene encoding BTB/POZ and MATH domain-containing protein 1-like, producing the protein MENSCAASLTDAARLVRLLKIGGYCATKSTRENSCKIGSRWHVDGYEWELRICPDYFHSSGITPWVALELSLLSGSSSRTHVRTILGCRMVDPTGVLKPSEEKRKFGLFSIPSPESAMSTLKLIKREDLESSGYLQDDAFTLQCTITVLRELPLQTFSAVKEITVQAAPPSNLHQQLGELLQSEAGADVTFVVSGESFAAHKLILAARSPVFMAQFYGQMMEKSSQQVDIKDMEAAVFKALLGFVYTDTVPEFEEQHQDKEAVSTTVMAQHLLAAADRYGIGRLKLICEAKLSGGIHVDTVAATLALAELHRCELLKAKCIDFIVRSPTVLDDVLATEGYKNLEASCPSVLTDLLTRATKKSVV; encoded by the coding sequence ATGGAGAACTCCTGCGCTGCAAGCCTGACCGATGCGGCGCGCTTGGTGCGGCTTCTGAAGATCGGCGGCTACTGCGCGACCAAATCCACGCGCGAGAATAGCTGCAAGATCGGGTCCAGATGGCACGTCGACGGGTACGAGTGGGAGCTCCGGATCTGTCCGGATTACTTTCACAGCTCAGGTATTACTCCGTGGGTAGCGCTCGAACTTAGCTTGCTCAGCGGATCCAGCTCCCGCACGCACGTAAGGACGATTCTTGGCTGCCGGATGGTGGATCCGACAGGGGTCCTGAAACCTTCCGAAGAAAAGAGGAAGTTCGGGCTATTCTCTATCCCCAGTCCAGAAAGCGCAATGTCTACGCTGAAGCTCATCAAGAGAGAAGATTTGGAGTCATCGGGTTATCTCCAGGATGATGCCTTCACTCTACAGTGCACCATCACCGTCCTCAGGGAACTGCCGCTGCAGACGTTCTCGGCCGTGAAGGAAATCACCGTGCAAGCCGCACCACCTTCCAACCTGCACCAGCAGCTCGGGGAGCTGCTGCAGAGCGAGGCCGGAGCGGACGTCACGTTCGTCGTATCCGGCGAGTCATTTGCCGCGCACAAGCTCATACTCGCCGCCAGGTCCCCCGTGTTCATGGCCCAGTTCTATGGGCAAATGATGGAGAAGAGCTCCCAGCAAGTCGACATCAAGGACATGGAGGCCGCGGTGTTCAAGGCGCTGCTCGGTTTCGTCTACACCGACACGGTGCCGGAGTTCGAAGAGCAGCACCAGGACAAGGAGGCGGTATCGACAACGGTGATGGCGCAGCATTTGCTGGCTGCGGCAGACAGGTACGGCATAGGAAGGCTCAAGCTGATCTGCGAGGCCAAGCTCTCAGGTGGCATCCACGTCGACACCGTGGCAGCGACTCTTGCCCTGGCCGAGCTACACCGCTGTGAGCTGCTCAAGGCCAAGTGCATCGACTTCATCGTCAGGAGTCCTACGGTTCTCGACGATGTCTTGGCCACGGAGGGGTATAAGAACTTGGAGGCAAGCTGCCCTTCGGTGCTCACTGACCTGCTTACGCGCGCGACCAAGAAAAGCGTTGTTTAA